From the Burkholderia mayonis genome, one window contains:
- a CDS encoding allene oxide cyclase barrel-like domain-containing protein yields MPELDMMSSLVALANLARAQLGQPDGIETARQAVAERIGHDHMVIIPAVELCEIKFKAQADDRPSVGDVNSHNDRWVGDDGDELGTICGEGWKISRLDDDVVSYYRETAETKFGRIETAGIWNSSAIWQGRWQSLFATGVSGEVAGMFGVRQLYQEVPRLRYRSFVLLIPINAADAALQQRIRRGYMTD; encoded by the coding sequence ATGCCTGAACTCGACATGATGTCCAGCCTCGTCGCTCTCGCCAATCTGGCAAGAGCGCAACTGGGCCAGCCCGACGGAATCGAAACGGCGCGGCAGGCCGTTGCCGAGCGGATCGGCCATGACCACATGGTCATCATCCCGGCGGTCGAACTGTGCGAAATCAAATTCAAGGCCCAGGCCGACGACCGGCCCAGCGTGGGCGACGTCAACTCGCACAACGACCGTTGGGTCGGCGACGACGGCGATGAACTGGGAACCATCTGCGGCGAAGGCTGGAAGATCTCGCGCCTGGACGACGACGTCGTTTCTTACTATCGGGAAACGGCGGAGACGAAGTTCGGCAGGATCGAGACCGCGGGCATCTGGAATTCGTCCGCGATCTGGCAAGGCCGGTGGCAATCGCTGTTTGCCACCGGCGTCAGCGGCGAAGTGGCCGGCATGTTCGGAGTCCGGCAGTTGTATCAGGAAGTCCCTCGCCTGCGCTATCGGTCCTTTGTGCTGCTGATTCCCATCAACGCCGCCGACGCCGCCCTGCAACAGCGCATTCGTCGCGGATACATGACCGACTGA
- a CDS encoding PLP-dependent cysteine synthase family protein: MDFELFNAQPAAPAFGKALELFPQLKAYRDSLGNTPLVEVPGPTNGARVYAKLESKNPSGSIKDRVAFGLFCDAINAHDFSSGPLKLLDSSGGNMAKALAHLGNLCGLPVHVVIPDSASDELLQSLNDNKAIVTKVDRSHFLLGIIARSQQIAREEPGWTLLSQHLNLVNTAVHQHHTGTEICRQLDGRRADAWVAAVGTGGTLAGVYAALAQQNPDVRVVGCTPDEMPFGTMAPPNGSARFAGAGGLGYGFRQPFVSLIPFAVPFQTVTHAESLKAMYRFLEETGIPIGGSAAANWIVACNVAAELGRNATVVTVFADAGSDADRERGRQLMESDKNPIGNPNYANA, from the coding sequence TTGGATTTTGAACTGTTCAATGCTCAGCCAGCAGCCCCCGCATTCGGAAAAGCGCTGGAGCTGTTCCCTCAACTGAAGGCCTATCGCGATTCGCTGGGCAATACCCCGCTGGTAGAGGTCCCGGGGCCGACGAACGGCGCTCGCGTGTACGCCAAGCTGGAGTCCAAGAATCCGTCCGGCTCCATCAAAGATCGCGTGGCGTTCGGCCTCTTCTGCGACGCGATCAACGCCCACGACTTCAGCAGCGGCCCGCTGAAGCTGCTCGATTCCTCAGGCGGCAACATGGCCAAAGCCCTGGCTCACCTGGGCAACCTGTGCGGACTGCCGGTACACGTGGTGATTCCGGATTCTGCTTCGGACGAGCTGCTGCAATCGCTGAACGACAACAAAGCAATCGTCACGAAGGTGGATCGCAGCCACTTTCTGCTCGGCATCATCGCCCGGAGCCAGCAGATCGCTCGCGAAGAACCGGGCTGGACGCTGCTGTCTCAACACTTGAATCTAGTGAACACGGCGGTGCACCAGCACCACACCGGCACGGAGATTTGCCGCCAGCTCGACGGCCGTCGCGCCGATGCCTGGGTCGCAGCCGTCGGCACCGGCGGCACGCTCGCCGGTGTCTACGCGGCGCTGGCGCAGCAGAATCCCGATGTGCGCGTGGTCGGGTGTACGCCCGACGAAATGCCCTTCGGCACCATGGCGCCGCCAAATGGCAGCGCCCGCTTCGCCGGCGCCGGCGGCTTGGGCTACGGATTTCGCCAGCCGTTCGTTTCGCTGATTCCTTTCGCCGTGCCATTCCAGACGGTCACGCATGCCGAGTCGCTCAAGGCGATGTACCGGTTCCTCGAGGAAACGGGCATCCCGATCGGAGGCTCGGCCGCCGCCAACTGGATCGTCGCGTGCAACGTCGCCGCCGAACTCGGACGCAACGCCACCGTCGTGACCGTATTCGCCGATGCCGGCAGCGACGCCGACCGCGAGCGCGGCCGCCAGCTGATGGAAAGTGACAAGAATCCTATCGGGAACCCCAACTATGCCAATGCGTGA
- a CDS encoding thioesterase II family protein: protein MRHLQTQAEGAVRFSLAGAAPVRHQLVIFPHAGGSTEFYRPWRDHLPADVELIVLQYPQLGAGTASAWDDPVAAVRRCTRGLANLLGVAPITVFGHSMGALLALHVAQALAPLRFRIEQLVLSSQMTPAALQTELRTEQDIDRLAQQALGLGEVDGLSRIGEDAQRLLVSFIRQDLALLQRLAPLPVGELPATRIFGGDEDPLVDRPKLAEWSAFLSQHLTPEVFPGGHFYLRDQVPAVVDALLRSHRSALAS, encoded by the coding sequence ATGAGACACCTGCAAACCCAAGCCGAAGGAGCCGTGAGATTCAGCCTTGCGGGCGCAGCGCCGGTGCGGCACCAACTGGTGATCTTTCCGCATGCCGGCGGCAGTACGGAATTCTACCGCCCATGGCGCGACCACCTGCCGGCGGATGTCGAGCTGATCGTCCTGCAGTATCCACAACTTGGCGCAGGCACCGCCTCGGCCTGGGACGATCCCGTCGCCGCGGTCCGTCGTTGTACGCGAGGGCTGGCCAATCTTCTGGGCGTCGCGCCCATCACCGTCTTCGGCCACAGCATGGGCGCGCTGCTGGCCCTGCATGTCGCCCAGGCCCTGGCGCCGTTGCGATTTCGAATCGAACAGCTCGTCCTGTCGTCGCAGATGACGCCGGCCGCCCTGCAGACCGAGCTTCGAACGGAGCAGGACATCGATCGCCTCGCGCAACAGGCGCTGGGGCTCGGCGAAGTGGACGGGTTGAGCCGGATCGGGGAAGACGCGCAACGCCTGCTGGTTTCCTTCATTCGCCAGGATCTCGCGCTGTTGCAACGGCTGGCGCCGCTACCCGTCGGCGAATTGCCGGCAACCCGCATATTCGGCGGCGACGAAGACCCGCTGGTCGACCGACCCAAGCTCGCCGAATGGTCTGCATTCCTATCGCAACACCTGACACCAGAGGTATTTCCCGGAGGCCACTTCTATCTTCGTGACCAGGTACCGGCCGTGGTGGACGCCCTCCTGAGGTCCCATCGTTCGGCACTCGCCTCATAA
- a CDS encoding AMP-binding protein, producing the protein MNGHPALLNQRLAAALQTGEDAPALVAAGTVISYRQLMAQVAATAARLRTAEIGKGDRVAFQLPNCADAVVLMLAALMTGAVPVPMLPAYRERELRHVLRATRPCVIALTKGNRRFSAARVVTDFLRDENLDVALRLLDGSPGDEHAGWRDLGLFCSAPADATAVSECAAAEMLAEDTAMMLLSSGTTGLPKAIARLNGGYSYMIAEACRVFELSRQSVYLAVMPISHGFVINCPGMLGTLSCGGTVVLASDTSAQTALELISAHGVTHTTLVPALLTQWLEQIDDLPARLGTLQHVQVGGSRLSPNLAARAESKLGIRIQQCYGMSEGLLCFTRSTDTDAVRFHSQGRPLSEQDQVLIVDESGTPVPCGASGELITRGPYTIKTYYNDPLASSRAFTPDGYYRTGDLAHLDADGNVYIDGRVTDSINRGGEKFSPEELEELSKGHARLKDAACVGMADPRFGEVACLFAVAHEGEPLLLSDIRQHLETAGVASFKLPEKLVLVDEIPRKGIGKIDRALLRARVRDDAESAGQASKAALL; encoded by the coding sequence ATGAACGGCCACCCTGCCCTCCTGAACCAGCGGCTGGCGGCCGCCCTGCAAACCGGCGAAGACGCTCCCGCACTGGTTGCCGCCGGCACTGTGATCTCATACCGGCAGTTGATGGCGCAGGTCGCCGCTACCGCGGCACGGCTTCGCACTGCAGAGATCGGCAAAGGCGACCGCGTCGCGTTCCAGTTGCCCAATTGCGCCGACGCCGTCGTGTTGATGCTTGCGGCGCTGATGACGGGAGCCGTCCCCGTTCCCATGCTCCCCGCATACCGGGAGCGGGAACTTCGACACGTACTCAGGGCGACGCGTCCCTGCGTCATTGCGTTGACCAAAGGCAATCGGCGCTTCAGCGCGGCACGCGTCGTGACCGACTTTCTCCGCGACGAGAACCTTGATGTCGCGCTTCGGCTGCTCGACGGTTCGCCGGGCGATGAACATGCGGGCTGGCGCGACCTTGGCCTCTTCTGCTCCGCGCCCGCCGACGCGACAGCGGTCAGCGAATGCGCCGCTGCCGAAATGCTTGCCGAGGATACGGCGATGATGCTGCTATCCAGCGGCACGACGGGCTTGCCGAAAGCCATCGCGAGGCTGAACGGCGGCTACAGCTACATGATCGCGGAAGCCTGTCGGGTATTTGAGCTCAGCCGCCAGTCCGTCTACCTCGCGGTCATGCCGATCTCGCACGGCTTTGTCATCAACTGTCCCGGCATGCTCGGCACCCTGAGCTGCGGCGGAACCGTCGTCCTGGCATCCGATACGTCGGCTCAAACGGCCCTGGAGCTCATCAGCGCACACGGGGTAACTCACACCACGCTCGTTCCGGCATTGCTGACGCAATGGCTCGAGCAAATCGACGACCTGCCCGCCAGGCTCGGCACATTGCAACACGTCCAGGTGGGTGGGTCGCGCCTGTCCCCGAACCTCGCCGCTCGCGCCGAATCGAAATTGGGCATCCGCATTCAGCAGTGCTACGGGATGAGCGAAGGGCTGCTTTGCTTCACCCGCAGTACCGACACCGATGCAGTCCGCTTCCATTCGCAGGGGCGTCCGCTGTCCGAGCAGGACCAGGTGCTGATCGTCGATGAAAGCGGTACGCCAGTGCCCTGCGGCGCATCCGGCGAGCTGATCACCCGCGGTCCGTACACGATCAAGACATATTACAACGACCCGCTAGCCTCTTCGCGCGCCTTTACACCGGACGGGTACTACCGCACCGGCGACCTAGCCCATCTCGATGCCGATGGCAACGTCTATATCGACGGGCGCGTGACCGACTCCATCAACCGCGGCGGCGAGAAATTCAGCCCCGAGGAACTCGAAGAATTGAGCAAGGGGCACGCCCGGCTCAAGGACGCCGCCTGTGTCGGCATGGCCGACCCGCGCTTCGGCGAAGTGGCCTGCCTGTTCGCCGTCGCGCATGAAGGCGAACCGTTGTTGCTGTCGGATATCCGCCAGCATTTGGAGACGGCTGGCGTCGCGTCGTTCAAGCTGCCGGAGAAGCTCGTTCTGGTCGACGAGATACCCCGCAAGGGCATTGGGAAGATCGATCGCGCATTGCTCCGGGCAAGGGTTCGCGACGATGCCGAAAGTGCCGGACAGGCATCAAAGGCGGCACTGCTATGA
- a CDS encoding TonB-dependent siderophore receptor: MLATCAGVSGAWAREDAGSNPSTTRIQEEDPPALPTVTVTGRQPGADNGPERGYVAEAATVGTKVRTSVLETPQSVSVVTRRQMEAQQPTTTSQALRYAAGVNSESYGGFGAQLDLTRIRGIDADYYLDGLRVISNTSTWTPQIDPYTLERVEVLRGPSSALYGQGSGGGVINQVSRRPQREFAHEIMMQAGSFRRLQIGVDSTGPLNANGTFLYRFTATGLDEHGQVEDVRHKRIYLAPALTWRPDERFSWTILATHSWEPDIPNYNSLPAAALGLNGSRYPGVMRNRNYTDMDFEGSSRKQDSISSLLTYRLGNGWAFNSNMRYMYINSDIRRTSIYGYQDRGGHLSLEGTYGLAPASSHTFQLDNNLAGEVSLGATIHRLLVGGDYATGRLQSDSYRMAPVLFDPYDPVNYRPHATPDFTDSRVNWPYNVRQDFQRVGVYAQDQIVYGRWRLTLSGRYDRSRTDDTSRSYSPVWKSRRQEDSKWTGRVGLGYVFDSGLAPYVSYATSFDPQLGADFKGHAFVPVEARQTEVGVKYQPPGGTTMLTVALFQTNQTNVKSSDVLHLGYWTQAGELRSRGLDLQAVTRLTRDLNLIASYTYLDSSLVSDSLYQGKSPAGTPRHSASAWLDYSFRGALAGLRLGGGARYLGSTWGNPRNTFKVPSATLIDLAASYDLGYLIGHDATLSLNVSNLTNKSYVASCTSEMYCFIGQDRVINATLSYRW; encoded by the coding sequence ATGCTGGCAACTTGCGCTGGCGTTTCCGGCGCGTGGGCGCGGGAGGACGCAGGAAGCAATCCATCGACTACCCGTATTCAAGAGGAGGATCCCCCTGCACTGCCGACCGTTACTGTCACCGGCCGGCAGCCCGGCGCAGACAATGGGCCGGAGCGAGGCTATGTGGCCGAGGCGGCCACTGTGGGGACCAAGGTGCGTACATCCGTACTGGAAACGCCGCAGTCGGTCTCCGTGGTCACCCGCCGGCAGATGGAGGCGCAACAGCCGACCACCACGAGCCAGGCGCTGCGCTATGCCGCCGGCGTCAATAGCGAAAGCTACGGCGGCTTTGGAGCGCAACTGGACCTCACGCGCATCCGTGGCATCGATGCGGACTACTACCTGGACGGGCTGCGCGTGATCAGCAATACGTCGACCTGGACGCCGCAGATCGATCCGTACACGCTGGAGCGTGTGGAAGTGCTGCGCGGGCCGTCATCCGCGCTGTATGGACAGGGGAGCGGCGGTGGCGTGATCAATCAGGTCAGCCGGCGGCCGCAGCGTGAATTCGCGCACGAAATCATGATGCAAGCGGGCAGCTTCAGACGCCTGCAGATTGGCGTCGACAGCACGGGCCCCCTGAACGCCAACGGCACGTTCTTGTACCGCTTCACCGCGACGGGCCTGGATGAGCACGGGCAGGTCGAAGACGTGCGCCACAAGCGCATCTACCTCGCACCTGCGCTGACCTGGCGCCCCGATGAGCGGTTTTCGTGGACGATCCTGGCGACGCATTCGTGGGAGCCGGACATACCGAATTACAACAGCCTGCCTGCGGCCGCGCTTGGGCTGAACGGCAGCCGGTATCCGGGGGTGATGCGGAATCGCAACTATACCGATATGGACTTCGAAGGGTCGTCACGCAAGCAGGACTCGATCAGTTCACTGCTTACGTATCGGCTTGGCAACGGCTGGGCGTTCAACAGCAACATGCGCTACATGTACATCAACTCGGACATTCGGCGCACGTCGATCTACGGCTACCAGGACCGGGGCGGCCACCTCTCGTTGGAGGGCACCTATGGCCTCGCCCCGGCCAGCTCTCACACGTTTCAACTCGACAACAACCTGGCCGGTGAGGTCTCCCTGGGAGCCACCATCCATCGGTTGCTCGTGGGGGGGGACTATGCGACGGGGCGGCTGCAAAGCGACTCGTATCGGATGGCTCCGGTACTGTTTGACCCGTACGACCCCGTGAACTATCGGCCCCACGCGACACCGGATTTCACTGACAGTCGCGTCAACTGGCCATACAACGTGCGCCAGGATTTCCAGCGCGTGGGCGTATACGCACAGGATCAGATTGTCTACGGACGCTGGCGGCTGACGCTCAGCGGCCGCTACGACCGCTCCCGCACCGACGACACCTCGCGGAGCTACTCGCCCGTCTGGAAGTCCCGCCGGCAAGAAGACAGCAAGTGGACGGGACGTGTCGGGCTCGGCTATGTCTTCGACAGTGGCCTTGCGCCTTACGTCAGCTACGCCACTTCATTTGATCCGCAACTGGGTGCCGATTTCAAGGGGCACGCTTTCGTTCCGGTGGAGGCGAGGCAAACGGAAGTGGGGGTGAAGTACCAGCCTCCAGGCGGCACCACCATGCTGACCGTCGCGCTATTCCAGACCAACCAGACCAACGTGAAGTCGAGCGACGTACTGCACCTGGGTTACTGGACGCAGGCTGGCGAGTTGCGTTCGCGCGGGCTGGACCTGCAGGCGGTTACCAGGTTGACGCGCGACCTGAATCTTATCGCCAGCTACACCTACCTGGACAGCAGCCTGGTCAGCGATTCGCTCTACCAAGGCAAATCACCCGCCGGAACACCGCGCCACTCTGCCAGTGCCTGGCTGGACTACAGTTTCAGGGGCGCGCTCGCCGGGCTGCGCCTAGGTGGCGGCGCGCGGTATCTTGGTTCGACCTGGGGCAACCCGCGCAACACGTTCAAGGTGCCGTCGGCAACGCTGATTGATCTGGCTGCCAGCTACGATCTTGGATACCTCATCGGACATGATGCGACGCTCTCGCTCAACGTGAGCAATCTCACCAACAAGTCCTACGTGGCCAGTTGCACCTCGGAGATGTACTGCTTCATCGGTCAGGACCGGGTGATCAACGCAACGCTCTCCTATCGGTGGTGA
- a CDS encoding FecCD family ABC transporter permease → MLGLLALLCSFADLSVGPAHYPMNKVFSSLWNPRASQVVRVVLHDIRIPAALTALVVGASLSVAGVEMQTVLNNPLASPFTLGVSAAASFGAALGLVLGVSVLPAALVPYIIPVNAFVMAMGAVLLIDRVTRWRGMSSELIVLLGTTLVFAFTALLQGLQYMAPDQALAAVVFWSMGSLTRTNGIQLAIMAGALLLVLVAFMRNAWALTALRLGDARAGALGVPVAKLRLRTIVLSSLLASVCVSFVGAIGFVGLIGPHIARMLVGEDQRFLLPAAALCGATLLSAASVASKVVLAGQTLPIGIVTSLVGVPLFFVLIVRKGMR, encoded by the coding sequence ATGCTGGGCCTGCTGGCGCTGCTGTGCAGCTTTGCCGATCTGTCGGTAGGGCCAGCGCATTACCCGATGAACAAGGTGTTCTCCTCGCTCTGGAACCCGCGTGCCTCCCAGGTAGTACGGGTGGTGCTGCATGACATCCGCATTCCGGCGGCGCTGACCGCCCTGGTGGTGGGCGCCAGCCTGTCTGTCGCCGGCGTGGAGATGCAGACCGTGCTGAACAATCCTCTGGCGAGCCCGTTCACGCTCGGGGTGTCAGCCGCGGCCAGCTTCGGTGCCGCACTCGGCCTGGTGCTGGGCGTCAGCGTCCTTCCCGCCGCACTGGTTCCGTACATCATTCCGGTCAATGCCTTTGTGATGGCCATGGGCGCGGTTCTGCTCATCGACCGCGTGACGCGATGGCGCGGCATGAGCAGTGAGTTGATCGTCCTCTTGGGGACCACGCTTGTCTTTGCGTTCACGGCGTTGCTTCAGGGGCTGCAATATATGGCTCCGGACCAGGCTCTGGCCGCTGTGGTGTTCTGGAGCATGGGAAGCCTGACCCGTACCAACGGCATCCAGCTGGCCATCATGGCGGGCGCCTTGCTGCTGGTACTCGTCGCGTTCATGCGCAATGCGTGGGCCTTGACGGCGCTGCGCCTGGGGGACGCCCGTGCCGGCGCGCTGGGCGTCCCGGTAGCGAAACTCCGGTTGCGGACCATCGTGCTGAGCAGCCTCCTGGCGTCCGTCTGCGTTTCCTTCGTCGGTGCTATCGGCTTCGTCGGGCTGATCGGGCCTCATATTGCGCGCATGCTGGTCGGAGAGGACCAGCGGTTCCTGCTGCCGGCCGCGGCGCTGTGCGGGGCGACGTTGCTGTCGGCGGCTTCGGTGGCAAGCAAGGTGGTTCTTGCTGGGCAGACGTTGCCGATCGGCATCGTCACCTCGCTGGTCGGCGTGCCCTTGTTTTTTGTACTGATCGTGCGCAAAGGGATGCGTTGA
- a CDS encoding ABC transporter ATP-binding protein — protein sequence MELLRIENVGATLDGRRVLDRVGIGPLPPGSLTALLGANAAGKSTLLRRIAGDLDGPGLIQVDSRPVEFWPSQHSNRPAFVPQDIFAGAALRVLEALLLACKQQGGWRIAADELDAVAVLLRQLRIEGIAQCELQTLSGGQRQLVSIAQALIRNPRILLLDEPTSALDLQRQFELLALLRWLTRERGLCVLMASHDLNHTLRFADYVAVLHEGRVLAFGVPGEVITPSLLTQVYGVRARVEHCSQGHLHVIVDGPHVEPAVAFPSPVLERTLT from the coding sequence ATGGAACTGCTGCGCATCGAAAACGTTGGCGCCACGCTTGATGGGCGGAGGGTGCTTGACCGGGTGGGCATCGGCCCCTTGCCACCCGGCAGCCTAACCGCGCTGCTCGGCGCCAATGCCGCCGGGAAATCCACTTTGCTGCGGCGAATCGCCGGGGATCTCGACGGACCGGGCTTGATCCAGGTCGACAGTCGTCCCGTCGAGTTCTGGCCGTCTCAGCATTCCAATCGCCCGGCGTTCGTGCCGCAGGACATTTTTGCTGGCGCTGCGTTGCGCGTGCTTGAAGCCCTGCTGCTCGCGTGCAAGCAGCAGGGTGGCTGGCGCATCGCCGCGGATGAACTGGATGCAGTGGCCGTGCTTCTGCGACAGCTGCGGATCGAAGGTATCGCGCAATGCGAACTGCAAACGCTCAGCGGCGGCCAGCGTCAGTTGGTTTCGATTGCGCAAGCGCTGATTCGGAACCCCCGCATTCTGCTGCTGGACGAACCCACCAGCGCGCTCGATTTGCAGCGGCAGTTCGAACTGTTGGCGCTGTTGCGGTGGCTGACTCGTGAGCGCGGGTTGTGCGTGCTGATGGCCAGTCACGACCTCAACCACACGCTGCGGTTTGCCGACTACGTCGCCGTGCTGCACGAGGGCCGCGTCCTGGCGTTCGGTGTTCCCGGGGAAGTCATCACGCCTTCGCTTCTCACGCAGGTCTACGGCGTGCGTGCGCGGGTCGAGCACTGCTCTCAAGGTCACCTGCACGTGATTGTCGACGGACCGCACGTCGAACCTGCAGTTGCTTTCCCTTCGCCTGTCCTAGAAAGGACCCTGACATGA
- a CDS encoding MmgE/PrpD family protein produces MTTVDPILILAQSAFSTDVEQIPQDVMAFQRLRLLDHLACLAAGYDAAGVQQAIEFAQRYSGCSEATVLGSDLRLAAGQAAFVNAVRARALDYCDVVSPGWHPSSSDLPVALAMAEMTGASGREMLAAMAIGQDIGQRINLAAQGNGFFYRGFDSNVLGLFSGAIIAARLLRLPAERYVDAIGLAFDYGVGTFQHYQDKVMAVRFGQGLVARHAIEAAILAQAGVTGPRRILAGENGFFNLYAPGEPDLSILTADLGVRFLGRADTCFKAYPHCSILLALTDSLLAAKSDMLGLRLDACDIRLEVSPTMRMVCGAHYQPSDTAQIDAQFSAQYVTANALLRGSATPSEFHADAARETMVVELAQRIELVEVPEFERFDQCRLSITEQQVECFSIDAAYGKGWPENPLEIEELINKFRLCCGQSACAGFHTRHEEIAALVDDLERAPSIDMLVSMIGGNG; encoded by the coding sequence ATGACAACCGTCGACCCTATCCTGATACTCGCGCAGAGTGCCTTCTCGACCGATGTCGAGCAAATCCCGCAAGACGTGATGGCGTTCCAGCGCCTGCGTCTCCTGGATCATCTGGCATGCCTGGCAGCCGGTTACGATGCGGCTGGTGTGCAGCAGGCCATTGAATTCGCGCAACGCTACAGTGGCTGCTCGGAGGCAACCGTACTTGGCTCGGACCTGCGGCTGGCTGCCGGTCAAGCTGCGTTCGTCAATGCGGTGCGCGCCCGCGCGTTGGACTACTGCGACGTCGTTTCTCCCGGCTGGCACCCGAGCTCGTCGGACCTGCCGGTTGCGTTGGCGATGGCAGAGATGACCGGGGCCAGCGGGCGCGAGATGCTGGCCGCGATGGCGATCGGTCAGGACATCGGCCAACGAATCAATCTCGCCGCGCAGGGCAATGGCTTTTTCTACCGGGGTTTCGACTCCAATGTATTGGGCCTGTTTTCGGGGGCGATCATCGCAGCGCGACTGCTTCGCCTGCCTGCGGAGCGCTATGTCGACGCCATCGGACTCGCGTTCGATTACGGCGTCGGCACATTCCAGCACTACCAGGACAAGGTGATGGCGGTGCGCTTCGGACAGGGGCTGGTCGCGCGCCATGCCATCGAGGCGGCCATTCTGGCACAGGCGGGCGTGACCGGGCCGCGCCGGATATTGGCTGGCGAAAACGGGTTCTTCAATCTCTATGCCCCTGGCGAGCCGGATCTGTCCATTCTCACGGCGGACCTGGGAGTGCGGTTCCTGGGACGAGCGGATACATGCTTCAAGGCATACCCCCACTGCAGCATTCTGCTCGCGTTGACCGACTCACTGCTGGCCGCCAAATCCGACATGCTGGGGCTGAGGCTCGACGCATGCGACATCCGCCTCGAAGTCTCGCCGACCATGCGCATGGTGTGCGGTGCTCACTACCAACCGTCGGATACGGCGCAAATCGATGCCCAATTCAGCGCGCAGTACGTCACTGCCAACGCTTTGCTGCGCGGAAGTGCCACGCCCAGTGAATTCCATGCAGATGCCGCACGCGAAACCATGGTGGTCGAGCTGGCGCAGCGCATCGAGCTGGTGGAAGTTCCGGAATTCGAGCGTTTCGATCAATGCCGCCTCAGTATCACGGAGCAGCAGGTGGAGTGCTTCTCGATCGACGCTGCCTATGGGAAGGGCTGGCCGGAAAACCCGCTAGAGATCGAAGAGCTGATCAACAAGTTCCGGCTCTGCTGCGGCCAGTCAGCATGCGCGGGATTCCACACGCGTCATGAAGAAATCGCGGCGTTGGTCGATGACCTGGAGCGGGCTCCCAGCATCGACATGCTTGTCAGCATGATCGGCGGTAACGGCTGA
- a CDS encoding DHA2 family efflux MFS transporter permease subunit yields the protein MHRYRLSALVAAAYLGTFLASIDISIVNVALPTLQLAMRADLAGLQWVVNVYAIALSAVMLSAGPLGDRYGHKRVWLGSVLLFVLGSITCAAASHLDTLLWGRAIQGIAGALLIPGAMPILTHAFPDPRQRARAIGGWSAFNALALISGPLLGGLLVENVGWKSVFLVNVPLGIAAALLGAWGIPERKHPDHAAFDPVGQVLSMVWLGMLSYGLIGIGEHGTSPDKVMKPLSIALVGFVAFVWIETRVPRPLFPVQLFRNRSLALANLASFALGFSAYSSLFFLSLYLQQAKGSAPALAGWQLVPQFAVMAAASLLFGRLAARFSLKLLMVAGYALVGLALCIMVSFTPWTSDAVIKLVFAVLGLGMGLSVPATGMMVMGYAPSERSGIASATMNALRQTGMTLGIAMLGSAMSVCAVRQLTVSVAAAGASDPARMARSAVLDHVLPTQQAWVSDLYRSAMAGGFALAMACAGVVCLLIACLLLFFHTERPALQVVPTNK from the coding sequence ATGCACAGATATCGCCTTTCCGCCTTAGTCGCGGCTGCCTATCTAGGCACATTTCTCGCTTCTATCGATATCAGTATCGTGAACGTCGCGCTGCCGACTCTTCAACTGGCTATGCGGGCCGATCTGGCCGGCCTGCAATGGGTTGTCAACGTGTATGCCATAGCCCTATCGGCCGTGATGCTGTCGGCTGGGCCGTTGGGGGACCGCTATGGGCATAAGCGGGTGTGGCTTGGCAGTGTTCTTTTGTTTGTCCTTGGATCAATTACCTGCGCGGCGGCAAGCCACCTCGATACGCTCCTGTGGGGGCGCGCGATTCAAGGCATCGCCGGTGCGTTGCTGATTCCCGGCGCCATGCCCATCCTCACTCATGCGTTCCCGGATCCGCGCCAACGCGCTCGCGCGATCGGCGGATGGTCCGCCTTCAATGCGCTTGCGCTGATTTCCGGGCCGTTGCTTGGTGGGCTCTTGGTCGAGAATGTCGGCTGGAAGAGCGTTTTCCTCGTGAATGTCCCTCTGGGCATCGCCGCGGCATTGCTCGGCGCATGGGGCATCCCGGAACGCAAGCATCCCGATCACGCGGCGTTTGATCCGGTGGGGCAGGTGCTCAGCATGGTGTGGTTGGGGATGCTCAGCTACGGCCTGATCGGGATCGGTGAGCACGGCACCTCTCCGGATAAGGTGATGAAGCCTTTGAGCATCGCCCTGGTGGGGTTCGTCGCCTTCGTCTGGATCGAAACGCGTGTCCCGCGGCCGCTGTTTCCCGTGCAGCTGTTCCGCAACCGCTCGTTGGCACTGGCGAATCTGGCGTCGTTTGCGCTTGGCTTCTCGGCCTACAGCAGTCTGTTCTTTCTGTCTCTCTACCTTCAGCAAGCGAAAGGAAGTGCGCCCGCGCTCGCTGGCTGGCAACTCGTGCCGCAGTTCGCTGTGATGGCAGCGGCATCGCTCTTGTTCGGTCGCCTCGCAGCGCGTTTTTCCCTGAAATTGCTGATGGTTGCGGGCTACGCGTTGGTCGGCTTGGCGCTATGCATCATGGTTTCCTTCACGCCATGGACGTCCGATGCCGTGATCAAGCTGGTCTTTGCGGTCCTGGGGCTGGGGATGGGGCTGTCCGTGCCCGCAACCGGCATGATGGTCATGGGGTATGCGCCTTCGGAGCGCTCGGGCATTGCGTCGGCCACGATGAACGCTTTGCGCCAAACCGGAATGACCTTGGGGATCGCCATGCTGGGCAGCGCAATGAGCGTTTGCGCTGTCCGCCAGCTGACGGTTTCGGTCGCGGCGGCGGGCGCGAGCGATCCTGCAAGAATGGCGAGGAGTGCAGTGCTGGACCATGTGTTGCCGACGCAGCAAGCATGGGTTTCCGATCTGTATCGGTCTGCCATGGCCGGCGGTTTCGCACTCGCGATGGCATGCGCCGGCGTGGTCTGCCTGTTGATTGCATGCCTGTTGCTCTTCTTTCATACCGAGCGACCCGCTCTCCAGGTGGTGCCGACGAACAAGTAG